The Nitrospira sp. genome has a window encoding:
- a CDS encoding ATP-binding cassette domain-containing protein has product MKEPQGDRYPGLFQALMKQLSVSMKAEKRIMYLIFSYAVAVAFFSLIVPLTVQEMVSTFSYAVQPVMIWTLTAIMLTVLLFVGLFKTFHFYAIDVIQRRVFARITVAMVEQLPRNRFKTKQAQYLSNFFIETVFMQRALSTLLFDLINVIVGGTVGMLLLMVYHPYFLMYNLLLMAGFAITFFILSRGALKTTLDMSHAKYDVFRWVQEVAQNSLQFKATDSRPFVLQRTNDLVNHYVDCRKARFRVLVRQYIGSVGGQAIAQAAALGISGYLMAIGQLTLGQLVAVQAVVGALVINFDTLIKNMGFVYYFFTALTHLDEVFKQEQDYVSVESPVGMPKHLTQGVRVTCKGVSLIHGGNSVFDGFNLDVAPGEKLGIYARTTAAKTALSRVLGGLETPTNGVVQYNGVDLRYMDPNGLSQCRSVMIDSQLTLVDGTIEENIVMGRSYVSYDDLNWALRFTELEEDVEALPRGVKSDISSLGESISPTHIVQILLARAILGRPQVLIFDGLIHSLEPSLRERILRRLCSKDEAWSVIFVSTDPNLTDHADRRIMLHHAHA; this is encoded by the coding sequence ATGAAAGAACCTCAGGGCGATCGCTATCCGGGTCTGTTTCAAGCATTGATGAAACAGCTTTCAGTGTCCATGAAGGCTGAGAAAAGGATCATGTATTTGATCTTTTCCTATGCCGTGGCCGTCGCGTTCTTTTCCTTGATCGTTCCATTGACCGTACAGGAGATGGTCAGCACCTTCTCCTATGCAGTTCAGCCGGTCATGATCTGGACATTGACCGCCATTATGTTGACGGTGTTGTTGTTCGTCGGTCTGTTCAAGACCTTCCACTTCTACGCGATCGACGTCATCCAGCGTAGAGTGTTCGCCAGAATTACGGTGGCGATGGTTGAGCAGCTTCCTCGTAATCGATTTAAGACCAAACAAGCCCAGTATCTTTCGAACTTTTTCATTGAAACAGTCTTCATGCAGCGGGCGTTGTCGACGCTGCTGTTTGATTTGATCAATGTAATCGTGGGTGGCACTGTCGGGATGCTCTTGCTGATGGTCTACCATCCGTATTTCCTCATGTATAATTTGCTTCTGATGGCGGGGTTCGCGATCACGTTCTTCATCCTCTCTCGCGGTGCGCTGAAGACGACCCTCGACATGTCTCACGCAAAGTATGATGTCTTCCGCTGGGTCCAAGAGGTGGCGCAGAATTCGTTGCAGTTCAAGGCGACTGATAGTCGCCCCTTTGTCCTGCAACGGACGAACGATCTCGTCAACCACTATGTCGACTGTCGAAAGGCACGGTTTCGGGTCCTCGTGCGTCAATACATCGGGTCCGTGGGTGGGCAAGCCATTGCACAGGCCGCAGCTCTTGGTATATCGGGTTACCTTATGGCCATTGGCCAGCTGACCTTAGGTCAGCTCGTCGCGGTTCAAGCGGTCGTCGGTGCTCTGGTCATCAATTTTGACACGCTGATCAAGAACATGGGATTCGTGTACTACTTCTTCACGGCACTGACCCATCTTGATGAAGTCTTTAAGCAGGAGCAAGATTACGTCTCAGTCGAATCACCGGTGGGCATGCCGAAGCATTTGACCCAGGGTGTTCGCGTTACCTGCAAAGGGGTCAGTCTCATCCATGGAGGAAACTCCGTCTTTGACGGTTTCAACCTGGATGTGGCGCCAGGGGAAAAGCTCGGCATCTACGCCAGGACCACGGCAGCCAAAACAGCGTTGTCCCGTGTCCTTGGTGGGCTCGAAACTCCGACGAACGGAGTTGTTCAGTACAACGGGGTGGATCTTCGGTATATGGATCCCAATGGCCTCAGCCAATGCCGAAGCGTGATGATCGATTCCCAATTGACCTTGGTCGACGGGACCATCGAAGAAAACATCGTCATGGGACGGTCCTATGTCTCCTATGATGACCTCAACTGGGCCCTCCGCTTTACCGAGCTAGAGGAAGATGTCGAAGCCTTACCGCGCGGAGTCAAGTCAGATATCTCCTCACTCGGGGAATCCATTTCCCCGACGCACATTGTGCAGATCTTGCTCGCCCGCGCCATCCTAGGGCGTCCGCAAGTGCTCATATTCGATGGTTTGATTCATTCGCTTGAACCATCGTTGAGAGAACGGATCCTGCGGCGTTTGTGCTCGAAGGACGAAGCATGGTCGGTGATCTTTGTATCCACAGATCCAAATCTGACGGATCATGCGGATCGTCGTATTATGCTGCACCATGCCCATGCATAA
- a CDS encoding TolC family protein, with protein sequence MINEEYAGYQQAELAGPQAEIKVAQKRQDLYLAGAVQYWDWQVAVKQAEIVKRALAVAEDRLVQVEGLAKGGKVAPLDVVEASQEVQKRREAAIAAQRKVEYEQYKLSLFLWEQNEPVTPRPEWAPEFQGETPLPTEKEIEAYKVEAKEDRPEVRDLYIEAKMNNIDIKLAKNKLLPKLDIEGGPADAATDWIVGVGYHVNLHLEVPLFQRGARGQVMGAEVMQQQLALKQQYAEQQVNLDVDNWLSAIVRARDRVKAATEGLRLAKTLEEGERKRFNMGSTTVLFVNLRERNVVESAYQLYRAQADYAVARGGMLWARGLLSKPWPTESLAKYGNPVTAAGTYGLQQPGRD encoded by the coding sequence ATGATCAACGAAGAGTACGCCGGGTATCAGCAGGCCGAACTCGCGGGGCCGCAGGCGGAGATCAAGGTGGCGCAGAAGCGGCAGGATCTCTATCTCGCCGGGGCGGTGCAGTATTGGGATTGGCAGGTCGCCGTGAAGCAGGCTGAGATTGTGAAACGCGCCTTGGCCGTGGCTGAAGACCGCTTAGTCCAGGTCGAAGGGCTGGCGAAGGGTGGGAAGGTCGCGCCACTTGATGTCGTCGAGGCGAGCCAGGAAGTGCAGAAGCGGCGGGAGGCGGCGATCGCCGCGCAACGGAAGGTGGAGTATGAGCAATACAAACTGTCTCTCTTTCTCTGGGAGCAGAACGAGCCGGTGACCCCGCGCCCAGAATGGGCGCCGGAGTTTCAAGGTGAAACCCCACTCCCGACCGAGAAGGAGATCGAAGCCTATAAAGTGGAAGCGAAAGAAGATCGGCCGGAAGTGCGGGACCTCTACATCGAAGCCAAGATGAATAATATCGACATCAAGCTCGCCAAGAACAAACTCCTTCCGAAGTTGGATATCGAGGGAGGCCCGGCGGATGCCGCAACTGACTGGATTGTAGGCGTCGGTTACCATGTCAATCTTCACTTGGAGGTGCCGCTGTTTCAGAGGGGAGCGCGCGGCCAAGTCATGGGCGCAGAAGTGATGCAGCAACAATTAGCGTTGAAGCAGCAGTATGCGGAACAGCAAGTCAACCTCGACGTGGACAACTGGCTTTCGGCGATCGTGCGGGCTCGGGACCGGGTGAAGGCAGCGACGGAAGGCCTACGATTGGCCAAGACGCTGGAAGAAGGGGAGCGTAAGCGATTTAATATGGGGTCGACCACCGTGCTGTTCGTCAACCTCCGGGAGCGCAACGTGGTGGAATCGGCGTACCAGCTCTATCGGGCGCAGGCCGACTATGCGGTAGCGCGTGGAGGCATGCTATGGGCCAGGGGCCTGTTGTCGAAGCCCTGGCCGACGGAATCCTTGGCGAAGTACGGCAATCCGGTGACGGCTGCCGGTACGTACGGGCTTCAACAACCGGGCCGTGATTAG
- a CDS encoding ABC transporter ATP-binding protein: MSYSLVIGLFSLIVPLTVQELVNTFSFAIQPVMIVTLAIIMVVVLAFVGLFKALQHYAVEVLQRRLFVRTAFAMAQKLPHIRLQGFKPQVSNLFMETSFMQRALSVLLVDLVHVIVGGFVGMTILVFYHPYFILFDLVLLLGFTLIVFVLSRGGLRTTIAMSHAKYEVLHWMQEISRNLLHVKATDSRELLIQKTDQLTATYIEYRRARFAVLLRQFIASVGGQALAHSGNLALAGWLLSIDQLTLGQLVAVEVVVGSLLLNFDAVVKSIGHVYFFFTSLEELEAFFALPREERRPPPTSTVTLGDPKNHGIRVTGVGLGVVRDETPVFANLDLEVAPGERVAIYAKTIAARMALARVLAGLESPSSGCVSYNDVDLRHLDLNRINQHRGFMIDSQLALMDGTIADNIVWRRSAVS; encoded by the coding sequence GTGTCGTATTCGCTCGTGATCGGACTCTTCTCTCTGATCGTCCCGTTGACCGTCCAGGAATTGGTCAACACGTTTTCCTTCGCGATCCAACCGGTCATGATTGTGACATTGGCGATTATCATGGTCGTCGTGCTGGCATTTGTGGGGCTGTTCAAAGCATTGCAACATTATGCGGTCGAGGTACTGCAGCGTCGTCTCTTTGTGAGGACAGCTTTTGCCATGGCTCAGAAGCTGCCTCATATCCGACTTCAAGGCTTCAAACCCCAGGTCTCGAATTTGTTCATGGAAACGTCGTTCATGCAGCGTGCCTTGTCGGTCCTCCTCGTCGATCTCGTCCATGTGATTGTCGGCGGCTTCGTCGGGATGACCATTTTGGTCTTCTATCATCCCTACTTCATCCTGTTTGATTTGGTGCTGCTCCTGGGATTCACTCTCATTGTCTTTGTCTTGTCTCGTGGAGGGCTGCGGACCACCATCGCCATGTCTCACGCCAAGTACGAAGTCCTACACTGGATGCAGGAAATTTCACGTAATCTTCTACACGTCAAGGCCACGGACAGCCGAGAGTTGCTTATTCAGAAAACCGACCAATTGACGGCAACGTATATCGAGTATCGCCGGGCACGCTTTGCCGTCCTCCTGCGGCAATTTATCGCTTCAGTCGGAGGACAAGCCCTGGCACATAGCGGTAACCTGGCGCTGGCCGGCTGGCTGCTGTCCATCGACCAATTGACCCTCGGGCAACTGGTCGCGGTTGAGGTCGTAGTGGGCAGCCTTCTCCTCAACTTTGATGCGGTCGTCAAGAGTATCGGGCATGTATATTTCTTCTTCACGTCGTTGGAGGAACTCGAGGCCTTCTTCGCGCTCCCAAGAGAGGAACGCCGTCCTCCGCCGACGTCGACCGTGACTCTTGGTGATCCCAAGAATCATGGCATCCGGGTAACCGGTGTCGGATTGGGTGTGGTTCGCGACGAGACCCCCGTCTTCGCCAACCTTGACCTGGAGGTGGCCCCTGGAGAGAGGGTGGCCATCTATGCAAAGACCATTGCGGCCAGAATGGCGCTGGCCAGGGTGTTGGCTGGTCTCGAATCGCCGAGCAGCGGGTGCGTTTCCTATAACGATGTCGATCTCCGCCATCTTGATCTGAACCGTATCAATCAGCATCGTGGCTTCATGATTGATTCACAGTTGGCATTGATGGATGGCACGATCGCGGACAATATTGTGTGGCGACGTTCCGCCGTCTCCTAG
- a CDS encoding TolC family protein — MILLLLFSLMIVPATVVAEPQATTNVSSAESVRTAPLTIEEVLARIELTHPLLRATGLERAQARAKVLKALGAWEPRFRNEVEMDRYVTFNLTNVAGIPVNLTSGYSDSMLKVAHPYGIEVFGGIRNGFGDRQTINGHISGTFGSLVAHPQDFQLFWPQQMLIVGGAFNLLRGFMINEEYAEFQQAELAGPQAEVKVAQKRQDLYLAGAVQYWDWQVAVKQADVVKRTLAVAEERYRMVEGRSKAGAVAPIDVVEAQEEVQRRREAAIAAQRKVEYEQYKLALFLWENGEPVTPRPEWAPEFQGETPLPSEEDVAAFKLEAAEDRPEVRDLYIEARLNNIEVKLAKNSLLPKLTFSGGPAVGSLYWVGGFGYNMQLRFSMPLFNRGARGKVLHAEAEQTRLAYKQAYTERQVEIDVDNWLSAIVRARDRVKAATESLRLAKTLEEGERARFNMGATSVLFVNLRERAVVEAAYELYRAQADYAVARGGMLWAKGALSKPIPNNILAKYGDPIHAAGVSGRAALGRD; from the coding sequence TTGATCCTTCTATTGCTGTTCTCGTTGATGATTGTGCCGGCGACCGTAGTAGCAGAACCCCAAGCCACTACGAATGTGTCAAGCGCTGAGTCAGTGCGGACCGCTCCCTTGACGATTGAAGAGGTTCTGGCCAGGATTGAGTTAACCCATCCGCTGCTCCGGGCTACTGGACTGGAACGGGCGCAGGCTCGAGCAAAGGTGCTGAAAGCGTTGGGTGCATGGGAGCCAAGGTTTCGGAACGAAGTCGAGATGGATCGGTATGTCACGTTTAACCTGACGAACGTTGCAGGTATCCCGGTTAACCTAACGAGCGGCTATAGCGATTCCATGCTCAAAGTGGCGCATCCCTATGGCATTGAGGTATTCGGGGGTATTCGCAATGGTTTCGGTGATCGTCAAACTATCAATGGGCACATTTCAGGAACCTTCGGAAGTTTGGTCGCTCACCCTCAAGACTTCCAACTATTCTGGCCGCAACAAATGTTGATCGTCGGTGGAGCCTTTAATCTCCTGAGAGGATTCATGATCAACGAAGAGTACGCCGAGTTTCAACAGGCGGAGCTCGCCGGGCCGCAAGCTGAAGTGAAGGTGGCGCAGAAACGGCAAGATCTCTATCTCGCCGGGGCGGTTCAATACTGGGATTGGCAAGTCGCCGTCAAGCAGGCTGATGTGGTGAAACGTACGCTGGCTGTGGCGGAAGAGCGTTATCGCATGGTTGAGGGGAGATCAAAAGCCGGAGCAGTCGCTCCGATCGACGTGGTCGAAGCCCAAGAAGAAGTGCAGCGTCGTCGAGAGGCTGCAATAGCTGCGCAACGGAAGGTTGAGTATGAACAATATAAGCTGGCGCTCTTTCTTTGGGAAAACGGCGAACCCGTGACACCTCGCCCTGAATGGGCCCCGGAATTTCAGGGAGAAACGCCACTGCCGAGCGAAGAGGATGTGGCGGCCTTTAAGCTAGAGGCCGCGGAGGATCGACCGGAAGTGCGCGATCTCTATATTGAGGCAAGATTGAACAATATCGAAGTGAAGCTTGCGAAGAATAGTCTCCTTCCAAAGCTGACGTTTTCAGGTGGACCGGCGGTCGGCTCCCTCTATTGGGTCGGAGGGTTCGGCTACAATATGCAGCTTCGCTTCAGTATGCCACTGTTCAATCGAGGTGCCCGCGGGAAGGTCCTGCATGCTGAGGCTGAACAGACACGCTTGGCGTATAAGCAGGCCTATACTGAGCGTCAAGTCGAGATCGATGTCGACAACTGGCTCTCGGCGATTGTGCGGGCCAGAGACCGAGTGAAAGCTGCCACAGAATCGCTGCGCTTGGCTAAAACGTTGGAGGAAGGTGAACGGGCTCGGTTCAACATGGGGGCGACAAGTGTGCTGTTCGTCAACTTACGAGAGCGCGCTGTCGTCGAAGCCGCATACGAGCTCTATCGGGCGCAAGCCGACTATGCCGTAGCTCGAGGGGGGATGTTGTGGGCCAAGGGTGCGTTGTCGAAGCCAATTCCGAATAACATCCTCGCCAAATATGGAGATCCGATACATGCGGCCGGCGTATCGGGTCGTGCAGCGCTGGGACGTGACTAA
- a CDS encoding HlyD family efflux transporter periplasmic adaptor subunit, which produces MRSKGRRLVEPGPWPDKKPLSRSGGLGSRNRHRRSPLPPLQSWRSAQLPEGWRFSSRLPILLFALFLLTIIFVPWTQTVTVTGQMSAYTPHERPQDVEAQITGRIKTWHALEGDLVQKGDLILELEDTDPNFLSPDLLAFLDQRKEALERTKRAALARVDQLDKRIVEMRNLVKAAIPSAEARVVEAGNKVRQAHQQVEAAKIAAITAVLNLERHKQLLKRGLVSQRELELAVQTDTTSQADLEGSQSNLRAAEEAMRSLGFGRDQVSAEMLQRLLDAEATRDASVAEAAKVADQLADVSLRRSNAEHRRLASNILAPIDGTVVKMAKVGVGETVQQGDTLVRLSPTSTDKAIEMTADGLDAPLLNVGRKVKLLFYGIPAIPLPAWPELMAGTYSGVIKVIDQVDDGKGNYRFWVVPDLDDRPWPEQSHVRQGTKAMGWVILNRVPLWYELWRRFNLFPPDYEERSHTIIDTLLPKAGRGSK; this is translated from the coding sequence TTGAGGTCCAAAGGGAGGCGGCTTGTGGAGCCTGGGCCTTGGCCTGACAAGAAGCCCCTCTCTCGATCAGGAGGGCTCGGCTCCAGGAATCGCCATCGACGCTCGCCGCTTCCACCACTCCAGTCTTGGAGGAGCGCACAGCTTCCGGAAGGATGGAGATTTTCTTCTCGTCTCCCGATCCTCCTGTTCGCACTCTTCTTGCTCACCATCATCTTCGTCCCGTGGACGCAGACCGTGACCGTGACCGGCCAGATGTCCGCCTACACTCCCCACGAGCGGCCTCAAGACGTCGAGGCTCAGATTACCGGCCGCATCAAGACATGGCACGCATTAGAAGGTGACCTGGTTCAGAAAGGCGACCTCATTCTCGAATTGGAAGATACTGATCCTAACTTCCTGTCACCCGACTTACTCGCCTTTCTTGATCAACGGAAGGAGGCGCTCGAAAGGACCAAACGCGCGGCATTGGCCAGAGTCGACCAGCTCGACAAGCGCATCGTAGAAATGCGGAATCTGGTGAAGGCTGCCATCCCATCGGCGGAGGCCCGAGTCGTTGAGGCCGGAAACAAGGTGCGCCAAGCGCACCAGCAGGTGGAGGCAGCCAAGATCGCCGCCATCACCGCCGTGCTTAACCTCGAGCGGCACAAACAACTCCTCAAGCGAGGCTTGGTGTCTCAGCGAGAGTTGGAGCTGGCGGTCCAAACAGATACCACAAGCCAGGCGGATCTTGAGGGTTCGCAGTCGAATCTCCGAGCAGCGGAAGAGGCCATGAGATCATTAGGGTTCGGACGCGATCAAGTGAGCGCAGAGATGTTGCAGCGCCTGCTTGATGCGGAGGCGACTCGTGATGCATCGGTCGCCGAAGCCGCCAAAGTCGCCGACCAGCTCGCCGATGTCTCGCTGCGACGGTCAAATGCCGAGCACCGCCGGCTGGCCAGTAATATTTTGGCGCCGATCGACGGCACGGTCGTCAAGATGGCCAAAGTCGGGGTCGGCGAAACCGTGCAGCAGGGCGACACATTGGTGCGGCTTTCCCCCACCAGCACAGACAAGGCGATTGAGATGACGGCAGACGGACTGGATGCGCCTCTCTTGAACGTCGGTCGGAAAGTCAAACTCCTCTTCTATGGCATCCCAGCCATTCCTCTTCCCGCCTGGCCCGAATTGATGGCCGGGACCTATTCGGGCGTGATCAAGGTAATCGACCAAGTCGATGACGGAAAGGGCAACTATCGATTCTGGGTCGTTCCCGACCTCGACGATCGCCCCTGGCCGGAACAGTCACATGTCCGCCAAGGCACAAAGGCGATGGGGTGGGTCATTCTGAATCGAGTCCCACTCTGGTACGAACTCTGGCGACGATTCAACCTGTTCCCGCCTGACTACGAGGAACGATCACATACGATCATCGATACGCTTTTGCCGAAGGCTGGACGGGGATCGAAATAA
- a CDS encoding TolC family protein: MAALLFAILILLPVTALAEPSTAPVIDHSVVQAQSVRTEPLTIDEVLARIELTHPLLRATGVERIQARAKILKALGAWEPKFHNFTEVDRYQNWNFLSAQHEHTVGFNDSKLEVGHPWGFTVHGGIRQGFGDRLWHSFAGVIPDANLFYEQQQMIFGGSFKLLRGFMINDEYAEYQKAQLAGPMAEITVAKKRQDLYLAGAVQYWDWQVAVKQAEVVKRALAVAEDRLVQVEGLARGGKVAPLDVVEVNQEVQNRREAAIAAQRKVEYEQYNLSLFLWEHGEPVTPRPEWAPEFQGETPIPTKAEIAGYKVEAKEDRPEVRNYYIEAKMNNIDLKLAKNYLLPKLNFGGGRMDTPGDWGVGVGYHFEMQFAMPLFQREGRGKVLTAEAEQQQLVFSQLYAEQQVSVDVDNWLSAIVRARDRVTAATEALRLAKTLEEGERTRFNLGATTVLFVNLRERNVVESAYQLYRAQADYAVARGGMLWARGVLSKPWPTESLAKYGDPQTAAGLSGLPVAGRD; the protein is encoded by the coding sequence ATGGCCGCTCTATTATTTGCGATTCTGATCTTGCTCCCAGTGACAGCACTGGCAGAACCTAGTACGGCCCCTGTGATTGATCACAGTGTCGTGCAGGCCCAGTCGGTCCGCACCGAACCCTTGACCATCGATGAAGTGCTGGCTCGTATCGAACTGACCCATCCGCTGCTTCGGGCCACCGGGGTCGAGCGAATACAGGCCCGGGCAAAAATTCTCAAGGCGCTCGGGGCCTGGGAACCGAAGTTCCATAACTTTACCGAAGTCGATCGCTATCAGAATTGGAACTTTCTGTCCGCCCAACATGAGCACACGGTGGGCTTTAACGACAGCAAGCTCGAGGTCGGGCATCCCTGGGGCTTCACGGTCCATGGCGGGATCCGTCAGGGTTTCGGGGACCGGCTCTGGCACAGTTTTGCCGGCGTCATCCCTGATGCCAATCTCTTCTATGAACAGCAGCAAATGATCTTTGGCGGATCGTTCAAGCTGCTGCGCGGCTTCATGATCAACGACGAGTACGCGGAATACCAGAAGGCCCAACTTGCGGGGCCAATGGCAGAGATCACGGTGGCGAAGAAACGGCAGGATCTCTATCTCGCCGGGGCCGTGCAGTACTGGGATTGGCAGGTGGCCGTCAAACAGGCCGAGGTTGTGAAGCGCGCCTTGGCCGTGGCTGAGGATCGCTTGGTCCAGGTGGAAGGGTTGGCGAGGGGTGGGAAGGTGGCGCCGCTCGATGTGGTCGAGGTGAACCAAGAGGTACAAAATCGGCGGGAGGCGGCGATCGCCGCGCAACGGAAGGTGGAGTATGAGCAGTACAACCTGTCCCTCTTTCTGTGGGAGCACGGCGAGCCGGTGACGCCACGCCCGGAATGGGCTCCGGAATTCCAGGGGGAAACTCCGATTCCGACCAAGGCGGAGATCGCGGGCTATAAGGTCGAGGCGAAGGAAGACCGGCCGGAAGTGCGGAACTACTACATCGAAGCGAAGATGAACAATATCGACCTCAAACTCGCCAAGAACTACCTTCTCCCTAAGTTGAATTTTGGGGGAGGACGGATGGATACCCCTGGCGACTGGGGGGTAGGTGTGGGGTACCATTTTGAAATGCAGTTTGCAATGCCGCTGTTTCAACGAGAAGGGCGTGGAAAGGTCCTGACCGCCGAGGCGGAGCAGCAACAATTGGTCTTCAGCCAGCTGTACGCGGAGCAACAAGTCAGTGTCGATGTGGACAACTGGCTTTCAGCGATCGTGCGAGCCAGAGACCGGGTGACGGCGGCGACGGAAGCCCTGCGTTTGGCCAAAACGTTGGAAGAAGGCGAACGGACCCGCTTCAATTTAGGGGCGACAACGGTTCTCTTCGTGAACCTCCGGGAGCGCAACGTAGTTGAATCGGCGTACCAATTATATCGGGCACAGGCTGACTACGCCGTGGCGCGTGGAGGGATGTTGTGGGCGAGGGGTGTGCTGTCGAAGCCCTGGCCGACCGAGTCCTTGGCGAAGTATGGGGATCCGCAGACGGCGGCCGGTCTCTCAGGTCTGCCGGTGGCTGGACGTGATTAA
- a CDS encoding TolC family protein — protein MKVLAFVLSWLMFPVVGYTEQAKELSAATSLPPVQFGLEELHSSIDRTHPLLRGAGAEKTIAKGKMLQALGAFEPTLVNDTELERFISSADPSKGTQTVGFNDTLVEALHPLGFRGSAGFRQAIGEARIPDLSFGDGNQQVILGGFLPLLRGLMINPERAEQQRSELASPRADIRIAKTRQDLFLAAAHQYWDWVAAAKLLDVQKRAVVVAEDRHTLVQELANAGSVAAIDVTEAGQEVHRRRDVAIAARRGLEQEAFKLSMFLWVNGSPSAPPLDRVPDFPVERRMPTVDDVLIQKVRALSERPEVKELEVEAKINNIDLALAKNNLLPSLNLEAAPARSPEKFVLGLGYRFGVELRFPLLQRRSRGEVLQAQGQAERLVMAQQYRENQIVVDVDNALSAIERARERMEEATQAFRLAKIVEEGERYRYGVGSSSVLFVNLRERNTVDSEIQVVRAKAEYHKALALYQWAVGAWAKTPSDPLQVNER, from the coding sequence TCGAGGAACTTCATTCAAGTATTGATCGGACCCATCCGCTCCTGAGGGGAGCCGGAGCCGAAAAAACGATCGCCAAGGGGAAGATGTTGCAGGCACTGGGTGCCTTTGAGCCCACTCTCGTGAACGACACAGAGCTTGAACGCTTTATTTCAAGCGCGGACCCGAGCAAAGGGACTCAAACCGTTGGGTTTAACGACACACTGGTAGAAGCGCTTCACCCGTTGGGTTTTAGAGGCAGCGCCGGATTTCGCCAAGCAATCGGTGAGGCGAGAATTCCTGACTTGTCGTTCGGTGACGGTAATCAGCAGGTCATCCTGGGTGGCTTCCTGCCGTTGCTCAGGGGCTTGATGATCAATCCAGAACGCGCTGAGCAACAGCGGTCCGAGTTGGCCTCTCCTCGCGCAGACATCAGGATTGCCAAAACCAGACAAGACCTCTTCTTGGCGGCGGCTCATCAATACTGGGATTGGGTTGCGGCTGCCAAGTTGCTTGATGTCCAAAAGCGAGCCGTTGTTGTGGCGGAGGACCGCCATACGCTGGTGCAAGAGCTCGCGAACGCGGGGTCAGTCGCCGCCATCGACGTGACGGAAGCCGGACAGGAAGTGCACCGACGTCGTGACGTCGCGATCGCTGCGCGGCGAGGGCTCGAACAAGAAGCGTTCAAACTCTCCATGTTCCTGTGGGTAAATGGCTCCCCGTCGGCCCCGCCGCTCGATCGTGTCCCGGATTTCCCCGTGGAAAGGCGGATGCCGACCGTGGACGACGTCTTGATTCAAAAAGTAAGGGCACTCTCAGAACGACCAGAGGTCAAAGAGCTTGAAGTAGAGGCGAAAATCAACAACATCGACCTCGCTCTGGCCAAGAACAACCTGCTTCCGAGCCTAAACTTGGAGGCTGCACCGGCACGCTCTCCGGAGAAATTCGTGCTTGGGTTGGGCTATCGATTCGGCGTCGAACTGAGATTTCCTCTCCTGCAACGCCGAAGTCGCGGCGAAGTCCTGCAAGCGCAGGGCCAGGCGGAACGGCTCGTCATGGCGCAACAGTACCGGGAAAACCAAATCGTCGTCGACGTCGATAATGCCCTGTCTGCCATCGAGCGGGCTCGCGAACGGATGGAAGAAGCCACACAGGCGTTCCGTCTGGCCAAGATCGTCGAGGAGGGCGAGCGTTACCGCTACGGTGTCGGGTCCAGTAGCGTCCTATTCGTCAATCTGCGCGAACGCAACACCGTGGATTCGGAAATTCAGGTTGTTCGGGCGAAGGCCGAGTACCACAAGGCCTTGGCACTGTACCAGTGGGCTGTCGGAGCCTGGGCTAAGACCCCGAGCGATCCTCTGCAAGTGAATGAGCGATGA
- the nhaR gene encoding transcriptional activator NhaR: protein MDWLNYHHLLYFWSVAKHGTMTKACEELRLAQPTISGQIRLLENTLGEKLFIRTGRRLALTEMGHLVFKYAEDIFATGQELLNTVKSQGNGHPPTRLVVGIADAVPKPLATQLLKSALKLYRPTRLICQEDKLRQLLADLTAHRSDLVIADTPAPPGTKEQMYNHPLGESGVTLFATAKLAAQYRRDFPQSLRSAPMLLPTPNAMLRRLLDQWMVNRGLHPLIVGEFDDSATLKAFGQDGYGIFPGASVIEQEICRQYRVQAVGQLEGLKQHFYAITVERRVKHQAVLALVRTARRELLG, encoded by the coding sequence ATGGATTGGCTGAACTATCACCATCTTCTGTACTTCTGGTCTGTCGCCAAACACGGGACCATGACCAAAGCGTGCGAGGAGCTGCGCCTCGCGCAACCGACGATCAGCGGACAGATCCGTCTCTTGGAAAACACGTTGGGGGAGAAGTTATTTATTCGGACCGGACGCCGCCTGGCGTTGACGGAGATGGGCCACCTGGTCTTCAAGTACGCGGAAGACATCTTCGCCACCGGCCAGGAGCTCCTGAACACGGTCAAGAGCCAGGGGAATGGGCACCCTCCCACCCGGCTGGTGGTGGGCATCGCAGACGCGGTCCCCAAACCACTCGCCACTCAACTCCTCAAGTCGGCCCTAAAGCTGTATCGCCCGACCCGCTTGATCTGCCAGGAAGACAAACTGCGCCAACTGTTGGCCGATCTGACAGCCCATCGGTCCGATCTGGTGATTGCCGATACCCCAGCCCCGCCTGGGACCAAGGAGCAGATGTACAACCACCCCTTGGGTGAATCAGGGGTGACGCTCTTCGCAACCGCCAAGTTGGCCGCACAATACCGTCGAGACTTTCCACAATCGCTCCGGAGCGCACCCATGCTGCTTCCCACCCCCAACGCCATGCTTCGGCGATTGCTGGACCAGTGGATGGTCAACCGTGGCCTCCACCCGCTGATTGTCGGTGAGTTCGACGACAGCGCGACCTTGAAGGCGTTCGGCCAAGACGGATATGGCATCTTCCCCGGAGCCTCGGTGATCGAACAGGAGATCTGCCGTCAATACCGCGTGCAGGCGGTCGGACAGCTGGAAGGGCTCAAGCAACATTTTTACGCCATCACGGTGGAACGCCGCGTCAAGCATCAGGCCGTCTTGGCACTCGTCCGTACCGCCCGACGAGAGCTGCTCGGCTAA